A genomic window from Brachionichthys hirsutus isolate HB-005 unplaced genomic scaffold, CSIRO-AGI_Bhir_v1 contig_1032, whole genome shotgun sequence includes:
- the LOC137916176 gene encoding hypermethylated in cancer 1 protein-like: MIIKGDLDRMAEDIGHAGGGLKTMLGAMEVPSHARDLLLQLNSQRTKGFLCDVIIVVQNALFRAHKNILAASSLYLKSLVVHDNLINLDHEMVSPGVFRVILDYIYTGRLSEGDPTSPNEPNLGAVLAAASYLQLLDLVALCKKKLKRNGKYPPRQGPAFLPYPKMGPNPMGLGGVGRYRVSTPVIQSCPPAGILNSHAPRATPLEDLVPHRLGLHAGELYAPTSIQGSQVFPSLQSTLTAHFGRSTHSERNCSPNYGLDLSKKSPNSQSQHAPSHPHLANTHNDEQRDGSDRISPMQGTNGRVYSSEKMETTDRANSLTPPPFPHLNQPLGPHLPHLHRSGSQSTDRYPCPPSPDTPTEGGEGGNIYRWVKHEPLSYTAEDEDDDEDEEEGAENGDRHNHHKVGEESEGVDDKSGSGTEETGSSEGRPSPPGSMGRFHLPYEPESFGDNLYVCIPCDKGFPSSEQLNAHVETHTEEELYGNPVGEMGNSNNNKSMSSNTNGYGSLNSSNTLNSLSHLETKSSQGLGSGGIGEMIRPYRCSSCEKSYKDPATLRQHEKTHWLTRPYPCSICGKKFTQRGTMTRHMRSHLGLKPFACDSCGMRFTRQYRLTEHMRIHSGEKPYECQVCGGKFAQQRNLISHMKMHSSGGTGNLTADGKLKLDFTEGIYPLSKYTAEHLGLKQEKANELLIQAQHQLVADTKVIESLYPLSKLASEHLGLSNDKVDALAQSLPPPQALSDARTIDRYSPS, from the coding sequence GTGGTGGATTGAAGACGATGCTGGGTGCCATGGAAGTTCCAAGTCATGCTAGggatctcctcctgcagctcaacagcCAGCGAACCAAGGGCTTCCTGTGCGATGTTATCATCGTGGTGCAGAATGCCCTCTTCAGAGCTCACAAGAACATTCTGGCTGCCAGCAGCCTCTACTTGAAATCGTTGGTCGTCCATGACAATCTCATCAACCTCGACCACGAGATGGTGAGTCCAGGGGTCTTCAGGGTCATTCTGGACTACATCTACACCGGTCGTCTTAGTGAGGGAGACCCCACTTCCCCCAACGAACCAAATCTTGGGGCTGTCTTGGCAGCTGCCAGCTACCTTCAGCTGCTTGACTTGGTGGCTTTGTGCAAAAAGAAGCTGAAAAGAAATGGCAAGTACCCTCCCCGCCAAGGCCCTGCTTTTCTACCATACCCAAAGATGGGGCCCAATCCTATGGGTTTAGGAGGTGTCGGCAGATACAGGGTTTCTACTCCTGTCATTCAATCCTGCCCTCCAGCGGGAATTTTAAATAGCCATGCACCCCGGGCAACACCACTAGAAGACCTAGTTCCCCATCGTCTAGGTCTTCATGCAGGGGAGCTGTATGCCCCCACCTCCATCCAGGGCTCTCAGGTGTTCCCGTCCCTGCAGTCAACTTTGACTGCCCATTTTGGACGTTCAACTCACTCTGAAAGAAACTGCTCACCCAACTATGGCCTTGATCTCTCCAAGAAAAGCCCTAACTCTCAGTCTCAGCACGCTCCTTCTCACCCCCATCTAGCAAACACTCACAATGACGAGCAGCGGGACGGGAGTGACCGCATCAGTCCTATGCAGGGGACAAATGGAAGGGTCTATTCCTCCGAAAAAATGGAGACAACCGACCGGGCAAACTCCCTCACTCCTCCACCTTTCCCCCATCTAAACCAGCCTCTTGGCCCACACCTTCCCCACCTGCACCGCTCAGGCTCCCAGAGTACAGATCGTTACCCATGCCCCCCGAGCCCCGATACCCCGACGGAAGGTGGCGAGGGAGGCAACATCTACCGCTGGGTGAAACATGAGCCACTTTCATATACGGCAGAAGATGAAGAcgacgatgaggatgaggaggaaggagctgaaAATGGAGATCGACATAACCACCACAAGGTTGGGGAGGAGAGTGAAGGAGTGGATGACAAGAGTGGGTCAGGCACCGAGGAGACAGGCAGCAGTGAAGGCCGTCCATCCCCTCCTGGGTCGATGGGGAGGTTCCACTTGCCGTATGAACCAGAGAGCTTTGGGGACAATTTGTATGTCTGCATTCCCTGCGATAAAGGCTTCCCCAGCTCAGAGCAGCTCAACGCACATGTGGAGACGcacacagaagaagagctgTACGGCAACCCGGTCGGAGAGATGGGAAACAGCAATAACAACAAGAGCATGAGCAGCAATACAAATGGTTATGGGAGCCTTAACAGCAGCAACACTTTGAACAGTCTGTCTCACTTGGAGACCAAGTCCAGCCAGGGCCTGGGCTCGGGGGGCATCGGGGAGATGATCCGCCCTTACCGCTGTTCTTCCTGCGAGAAGTCCTACAAGGACCCAGCCACTTTGCGCCAGCATGAGAAGACCCACTGGCTGACCCGTCCTTacccctgcagcatctgtggtAAGAAGTTCACGCAGCGCGGCACCATGACGCGCCACATGCGCAGCCACCTGGGCCTTAAACCGTTTGCCTGCGACTCTTGTGGGATGCGTTTCACCCGGCAGTATCGCCTCACTGAGCATATGCGCATCCACTCAGGggagaagccctatgaatgtcAGGTGTGTGGGGGAAAGTTTGCTCAGCAGCGCAACCTCATCAGCCACATGAAGATGCACAGCAGCGGAGGGACCGGCAACCTGACCGCAGATGGGAAACTGAAGCTGGACTTTACCGAGGGCATCTATCCTTTGAGTAAATACACAGCAGAGCATCTGGGTCTGAAGCAGGAGAAGGCCAATGAGCTCCTTATCCAAGCACAGCATCAACTGGTTGCAGACACAAAGGTCATCGAAAGTCTCTACCCACTATCGAAACTGGCCTCTGAGCACCTGGGTCTCTCCAACGACAAAGTGGATGCCCTGGCCCAATCCCTACCCCCTCCACAGGCCCTCTCTGACGCCCGAACCATTGACCGCTACTCACCAAGCTAA